In one window of Candidatus Obscuribacterales bacterium DNA:
- a CDS encoding VOC family protein — MAITQGAHHMGLTVPDLAAARDFFVNVFEFKQVGEIPDYPAFFLSDGTLLLTLWQATDPASAVAFDRKNNIGLHHFALKVDGLETLKSLYQTLTTTEGVEIEFAPEPLGGGSTQHMMFYIPGGIRMELIALGG, encoded by the coding sequence ATGGCTATCACTCAAGGCGCTCATCATATGGGTCTGACGGTTCCAGATTTAGCGGCAGCACGAGATTTCTTCGTGAACGTGTTTGAATTCAAACAGGTTGGTGAAATTCCTGATTATCCTGCTTTTTTCCTGTCCGATGGCACACTTTTACTAACGCTTTGGCAAGCCACAGATCCCGCTAGTGCTGTAGCCTTTGATCGCAAAAACAACATTGGTTTACATCACTTTGCGTTGAAAGTAGACGGGCTAGAAACGCTCAAATCTCTCTATCAAACCTTAACCACGACTGAAGGGGTTGAGATTGAGTTTGCTCCCGAACCTCTCGGTGGTGGCTCCACTCAGCACATGATGTTTTACATTCCCGGCGGCATTCGCATGGAGCTGATCGCTCTGGGCGGTTAA